One Alteromonas sp. KC3 DNA segment encodes these proteins:
- a CDS encoding transcriptional repressor, whose product MNKTTLIHKARAYCEQRGARFTPLREKVYEILVSKHGPMGAYELLDSLKETESSAKPATVYRALDFLLDFGFIHRLESTNAFVACYHFGCNHPVQFLICDSCGDVAEIQSEGLQETLENQAQQHGFRVSKQTIEAHGLCADCQKTEDSSLKENVHEC is encoded by the coding sequence ATGAATAAAACCACACTTATCCACAAAGCCCGCGCATATTGCGAACAGCGCGGTGCACGATTCACTCCGCTTCGAGAGAAAGTGTACGAAATTCTCGTTTCAAAGCACGGCCCGATGGGCGCTTATGAGCTTCTCGACTCACTGAAAGAAACAGAATCAAGCGCTAAACCCGCTACCGTATATCGCGCATTAGATTTTTTGCTCGACTTCGGCTTTATTCATCGATTGGAATCAACAAACGCATTCGTTGCATGTTACCACTTTGGGTGTAATCACCCAGTGCAATTTCTTATCTGTGATAGCTGCGGCGATGTGGCAGAAATTCAATCTGAAGGTCTTCAAGAGACCTTGGAAAACCAAGCTCAACAGCATGGTTTTCGAGTATCAAAACAAACAATAGAAGCACACGGCCTATGCGCTGATTGCCAAAAAACGGAAGACTCATCTCTTAAGGAGAATGTACATGAATGCTGA